Proteins from a genomic interval of Garra rufa chromosome 4, GarRuf1.0, whole genome shotgun sequence:
- the LOC141332881 gene encoding uncharacterized protein, producing MAFIKEESEDMKIEETFRVKHEDTEEQTGTRGYFTCVQCGKSFKKQGNLDRHVEIHNREKPNRSPQCGKTLTQNGNGDVQRQIHTVKSLFTCQQCGKTFTHKRSHARHVKAHTGEKPYTCPQCGKCFGNPGYLKVHMNIHTGEKSFTCKQCGKSFNQQVNLEVHMRKHTGEKPFTCYECGKSFSLSGNLKVHMNIHTGEKPFACKQCGKSFSQHVNLEAHMRVHTGEKPFICYQCGKSFSHPANLKVHMNIHTGEKPFTCTQCGKSFNKKGNLTYHIRVHSGKKPFICHLCGKFFKRKRNLQVHMRIHTGEKTHMCPQCGKSFSQKRYVEGHMKRIHTEDSAEKVTLSTTLRFTQEYLIPLKEESQESNEMEEKDQYEKHDLINGRKKTQAKKSSSRQRARKAKSNTCRQFGKSFSEKKSLEHHMRIHTGEKPFTCPQCEKSFSQTGTFIRHIRIHTGEKPFTCPQCGKSFTQTGTLISHMRIHTGDKPYKCHQCGKRFSDAGNHISHMRIHTGEKPFTCKQCGKSFTQKGNLISHTRTHTGEKPYKCPQCEKTFSHTGNFVRHIRIHTRENPYTCDECGESFIHKESFKTHMRIHTGENCHICNLCGNSFTRKGSLKTHMAVHTGEKPFTCDQCGKSFGQKATLNQHLKIHIKKEPL from the exons atggcgtttattaaagaggagagtgaagacatgaagattgaagaaacattcagagtcaaacatgaagatactgaggaacaaacag GAACTAGGGGTTATTTCACTTgtgttcagtgtggaaagagtttcaaaaaaCAAGGAAACCTTGACAGGCACGTGGAAATTCACAACagagagaagcctaacagatcgcctcagtgtggaaagactttAACTCAAAATGGAAACGGAGATGTCCAGAGACAAATTCACACTGTGAAaagcctttttacctgccaacagtgcggAAAGACTTTCACTCATAAAAGAAGCCATGCCAGGCACGTGAAagctcacactggagagaagccttacacatgccctcagtgtggaaaatgtTTTGGTAATCCTGGAtatcttaaagtccacatgaatattcacactggagagaagtctttcacctgcaaacagtgtggaaagagtttcaatcaacaAGTAAATCTTGAAGTTCACATGAGAAAACACACGGGAGAGAAGCCCTTCACATGCTATgagtgcggaaagagtttcagtctttctggaaaccttaaagtccacatgaatattcacactggagagaagcctttcgcctgcaaacagtgtggaaagagtttcagtcaacatgTAAATCTTGAagctcacatgagagttcacactggagagaagcctttcatatgctatcagtgtggaaagagtttcagtcatcCTGCAAACCTTAAAGTTCACATGAacattcacaccggagagaagcctttcacctgcacacagtgtggaaaaagtttcaacaAAAAAGGAAACCTTACTTACCACATTAGAGTTCACAGTGGAAAGAAGCCCTTCATCTGCCATCTGTGTGGAAAGTTTTTCAAGCGAAAACGAAACCTTCAggttcacatgagaattcacactggagaaaagacTCACAtgtgccctcagtgtggaaagagtttcagtcaaaaacgATACGTTGAAGGCCACATGAAAAGAATTCATACAGAAGATTCAGCCGAAAAGGTAACTTTAAGCACCACATTAAGATTTACTCAAGAGT ACCTGATaccactgaaagaggagagtcaagaatcgaatgaaatggaagagaaggaTCAGTATGAGAAACATGATCTCATAAAtgggagaaaaaaaacacaagctaAAAAGTCTTCCTCACGACAAAGAGCCCGAAAGGCCAAATCTAACACCTGCCGTCAATTTGGGAAgagtttcagtgaaaaaaaatcccttgaacaccacatgagaattcacactggagaaaagcctttcacctgccctcagtgtgaaaagagtttcagtcaaacaGGGACATTTATAAGACACATaagaatccacactggagaaaagccttttacctgccctcagtgtggaaagagcttcactcAAACAGGGACCCTTATAAgccacatgagaatccacactggGGACAAACCGTACAAatgccatcagtgtggaaagaggttCAGTGATGCAGGGAACCACATAAgccacatgagaatccacactggagagaagcctttcacctgcaaacagtgtggaaagagttttactcaaaAAGGGAACCTTATTAGCCACACGAGAACCCACACTGGGGAGAAACCCTACAaatgccctcagtgtgaaaaaactTTCAGTCACACAGGGAACTTTGTAAGACACATAAGAATCCACACTAGAGAAAATCCTTACACGTGTGATGAATGTGGGGAAAGTTTTATTCATAAAGAAAGCTTCAAGacccacatgagaattcacactggagaaaactGTCATATCTGCAATCTCTGTGGGAACAGCTTTACACGTAAAGGATCTCTTAAGACTCACATGGCCgtacacactggagagaagccattcacgtgtgatcagtgtggaaagagttttggaCAAAAAGCAACCCTTAATCAGCATTTAAAGATTCACATTAAGAAAGAACCGCTTTAG
- the LOC141332880 gene encoding zinc finger MYM-type protein 1-like, producing MTCWQSFKSTKTHGDVIEQLKTASAAEISERRQYLHRIVAATTFLGKQGIPFREHDEQESSQNQGNFIECMKLLKQFDPFLQEYTPPSHTTYLSHYSQNEMITSISQEITESIIKQMKISKMYSVMADEARDRCTEQLAVCVRFVTQKGVVRECFLGLRKLQGFDAKSITDEIEAMLQSHNLGDLLCVAQAYDGASVMSGAVGGVQARFRERHPEAVYVHCYAHELNLVLCYTCKAIPEAAAFFELLENVYTFFSNSLVNHNKFTEIQKQLGLRPSELVQLSTTRWACQVRSVNAVLNKLSAILACLSNMNTSMALGIRSKLCKTKTLYMLVMFSKLLGITEGLHRYLQGESLDLSKAVQYKTAVLQTLTELRTDSGGEDVFRRTMALCEANDIQLPVGPRQKQKRYDGFVVESACGSTSNLTTSDEFRQKLFYPCLDRMVEELTHRFSGLGEALMSGIHACNPTSETFLSEEALKSLASHYKIQLKPEELLVAKSFINRRMEKETVPDTSTVFQLLDEDMFPTLKSLFQVALTIPVSSCSCERSFSALRRLHTWLRNTIGQDRLNDLAIMSIEKDNLNDINPDSIIDRFAQLKPRRYSLMLPQQK from the coding sequence ATGACATGCTGGCAGAGTTTTAAAAGCACAAAAACTCATGGGGATGTAATTGAGCAGCTGAAAACTGCTAGTGCAGCAGAAATCTCAGAAAGGCGCCAGTACCTTCACCGTATTGTGGCAGCAACCACCTTTTTAGGAAAACAAGGCATCCCATTCCGGGAGCATGATGAGCAGGAATCTAGCCAGAATCAAGGCAACTTTATTGAATGTATGAAGCTCCTTAAACAATTTGACCCATTTCTACAAGAATATACTCCCCCTTCTCATACCACTTACCTCTCTCATTATTCCCAAAATGAAATGATAACCAGCATTTCACAAGAAATCACAGAAAGCATCATCAAGCAAATGAAGATTTCAAAGATGTACTCTGTAATGGCAGACGAGGCCAGAGACAGATGCACAGAGCAGCTTGCAGTCTGTGTGCGTTTTGTTACGCAAAAGGGCGTAGTGCGAGAGTGTTTTCTTGGGCTTCGGAAGTTACAGGGCTTTGATGCAAAGTCCATTACAGATGAGATAGAGGCAATGTTACAGTCGCACAACTTGGGTGACCTACTGTGTGTTGCACAAGCCTATGATGGGGCATCTGTCATGAGTGGAGCAGTGGGCGGTGTCCAAGCCCGCTTCAGAGAGCGACACCCTGAAGCAGTGTATGTGCACTGCTATGCACACGAACTCAACCTTGTTCTGTGCTACACATGCAAAGCTATACCTGAAGCTGCCGCATTCTTTGAACTGCTAGAGAATGTGTACACATTTTTCAGCAACTCACTTGTGAACCACAACAAGTTCACAGAAATCCAGAAACAACTTGGATTAAGGCCATCTGAACTTGTGCAGCTCTCCACAACAAGATGGGCTTGCCAGGTGAGGTCTGTCAATGCTGTCTTGAACAAACTTTCTGCCATTTTAGCGTGTCTCAGCAACATGAACACATCCATGGCCCTAGGGATCCGATCAAAACTCTGCAAGACAAAGACACTCTACATGCTTGTGATGTTTTCCAAACTCCTCGGCATAACTGAAGGTCTACATCGGTACCTGCAGGGGGAAAGTTTGGACTTGAGCAAAGCAGTTCAGTACAAGACGGCAGTCCTTCAAACTTTGACAGAGCTCCGCACAGACTCTGGTGGTGAAGATGTGTTCAGGAGGACCATGGCCTTATGTGAGGCAAATGACATCCAGCTCCCTGTTGGTCCCAggcaaaaacaaaaaagatatgATGGTTTTGTGGTGGAGTCAGCCTGTGGGTCAACCTCCAATCTGACCACCTCAGATGAATTcagacaaaagcttttttatcCATGTCTGGACAGGATGGTAGAGGAACTCACCCATCGGTTTTCAGGTCTGGGAGAAGCACTTATGTCAGGTATTCATGCTTGCAACCCAACCTCAGAGACCTTTCTCTCTGAAGAAGCCCTCAAAAGCCTTGCTTCCCATTATAAGATTCAGTTGAAGCCAGAAGAACTCCTAGTGGCCAAAAGTTTCATCAATAGAAGGATGGAGAAAGAGACAGTCCCTGACACCTCCACTGTGTTCCAACTGCTTGATGAAGACATGTTTCCCACCCTGAAGTCTCTCTTCCAAGTTGCCCTGACAATTCCAGTAAGCAGCTGCAGCTGTGAACGCTCCTTCAGTGCCTTGCGCCGTCTTCATACATGGTTAAGGAACACCATAGGTCAAGACAGGCTCAACGACTTGGCCATCATGTCAATTGAAAAGGACAATTTGAATGACATCAACCCTGACAGCATTATTGACAGATTCGCTCAATTAAAGCCACGTCGATACAGCCTTATGTTGCCGCAACAGAAATAG